One genomic window of Ktedonobacterales bacterium includes the following:
- a CDS encoding NADH-quinone oxidoreductase subunit J yields MSITATTFAFVALAVTATLSGLGVILFRNAVYSALSLILNLFSLALFFLLLNALFLAVVQVLIYTGAIMVLFLFVVTMLAPDAQVTEQRDPIRWQRGAAAGLAVILVGGLSYILLNTMLSPAARASSAASLSSMVDKFGSIQAFGMGLFHGFLFPFEVTSILLVVAIVGALVLGRRASRD; encoded by the coding sequence ATGTCAATCACGGCCACAACCTTCGCTTTTGTGGCGCTGGCGGTCACGGCCACGCTTTCCGGGCTGGGCGTGATCCTGTTCCGCAACGCCGTCTACAGCGCCCTTAGCTTAATATTAAATCTATTCAGTCTGGCGCTCTTTTTTTTGCTGCTGAACGCGCTCTTTCTCGCGGTTGTCCAGGTGCTGATCTATACCGGCGCGATCATGGTCCTCTTCCTGTTCGTCGTCACCATGCTGGCCCCTGACGCGCAGGTGACTGAGCAGCGCGACCCCATCCGCTGGCAGAGAGGCGCGGCGGCGGGCCTGGCCGTCATTCTGGTGGGCGGGCTATCCTATATCTTGCTGAACACTATGCTCAGCCCGGCAGCGCGCGCCTCGTCAGCCGCAAGTTTGTCGAGTATGGTTGACAAATTCGGCAGCATCCAGGCGTTCGGTATGGGCCTGTTTCACGGCTTTCTCTTCCCGTTTGAAGTGACCAGCATTCTGCTGGTCGTCGCTATCGTCGGCGCGCTGGTACTCGGCAGAAGGGCTTCGCGGGATTAG